The Aedes albopictus strain Foshan chromosome 1, AalbF5, whole genome shotgun sequence genomic interval TCTAAAGTTGATATCCAATTCTGAAGTATTGCTATCGAACGTTCTTCAAGGTATTTCGAGCAATCTAAAATAGTTCTTTGAAGTTGTGAGTGAAAATGGCCTTTGAACATGTTCTGTTCCATGCATCGCAACACTCAATGGTCAATATGATTATATGCATCGAATCGTTGTTTAGCTAATCAAGCTGGAGCTTATATATGAGCCTTACATTTGAACTTAAATCACCGTGAAGCACGGTAAATGCACCATGAAATCACGTCTGGGGTGTTTCGAACGCCGCACCAGTATTCTGGTGGATGATTAGTTCGTCAGAACTAGTTCAACAGTGTTCCCTGGGAACAGCTCGCAGTGCGTTGTGCTTGAACGATCATTCCACTTAGTAATGAATAGAGATGATCCTGTTCCGACTACGTCCGATCTCGCACTAGACACATATCCATCGCAGTCAACCGATTCTCCCATATCTGATGCATCGCAATACTCATAGGGTCAACACTGATAAACCTACCCTGATTATATCCAGCATTATTGTTTCCCTGCGACACAGATAAGACACCGAAAGACGTCGTTGGTGGAAATAAATTACTCGGAAGTAATCTCTTACTACGATCACCGCCCGAAAGGATCGGCCATCTTTCAGTCTCCAAGCCGCTGCCGGTAGCCGCTGAACCAAGCTTTCCTAAACCCATTAGCCGGACGCAGAGTACCGGGCGTTCCGCGCGCAAGATAATGAGTGAATTGTGGCATCGTCGCCGCCGGTTtgttcaaatatttggcattgctTTCGAAAGTTTTGAACCGATTCGGATCACCCGCGAACAGCAGGTAGTTAGGTAGTTGAGCGGCGTCAGTGCGAGTGGCAACACGATGGCTGCCACCACGGTCGATCCGACCCAAGGACCCAAGACTCCGGAAAGATGTCTGAGCTTCGATGAAGCTCTCTCGATGGCCAGTGAGTAGAATGGAGTTCGGTGTTTGTGCAATGCTAAGTTGATCAATTTTCAGAATTTGGAGCATGTAACATAGTCTTGATGATCATTTCCGGCACGATCTTGACGGCGTTTCTGCTGGAAACGATCGGCATAAGCTACGTAATCGCAGTGGCAGGATGCGATCTGGCACTCTCGACCCAGGACAAGGGTATCCTCAGTGCCGTTGGGTTTCTGGGGGTGATCGTCAGCGCACACCTGTGGGGCTTTCTGGCGGATACCCAAGGTCGTCGGAAGGTGATCGTACCGACTTTGTTCCTGACGTTCGCCGTTACGATCGTGTCCAGTTTGATGACCAACTTCTGGATGATGACGGTTTGTAGATTCTTGGCTGGGTTTTTGTGAGTATCGATGGTTTGATTTCGTACAGCGATGATCACTGACCAATTACAGTATTTCTGGATCGTCGGCGACGATCTACGCCTACCTGGGTGAGTTCCACAACCAGCAGAATGGATCCCGAGCTATCATGGGAGCATCGTTCGTATTCGGTTTGGGGTGTGTTTTGCTACCGGCGATAGCCTATGCCGTGATCAATCAGGAATGGGAGCTTCCGATCGTGTCCCTAGGTGTTGTTTATCGTCCGTGGCGACTGTTCTTGGTAGCTTGTAGCCTTCCCGGGCTGATCAGCGCCTTCGTATTGCTGTGGTTTCCGGAGAGTCCGAAGTTTGTCCTCATGCAGGGTGACATGGATCAGGCGATCAAAACCATTCAGTGGGTTCATCGGTTCAACCGCCGAAAGGCGGAACCGCTCGCCATCGATTCGATTTTGCCGGAGACGGAAGCTCAACAGTCTAAGGATCGTCGGGCTGAACTGCAGAATACGAAGGGACTCGCTGCGTTGGGAAAGCTGGTCTGGAACCAGACGGCTCCCCTCTTCATGGGATCGTTCCTCAAGAAGACTGCGATCGTATGTTTCCTTCAGTTTGGAACCTACCTTACCTCGCATGGGACGTACATGTTCTTTCCGAGCATACTGGACCAAGTTTTCAAGACTCAAGAAACCGGCGAGGATCGGTTCCGGGTTTGCGATGTAGCCTATGCTCAGACCAATACGACGAATACGGAACCGGATGTGGATGGCCAATGTCGACAAACTTTGAATATCGCCTTGTATGAAATGTCGTTCATTCTGGAGGTGATCTACGCTTCGGGGTTCGCCATTATTGGAATGATCATCAACGTGGTCGGAAGGCTGCCGATCTTGGTGTTTGTGTTCGGTGGATGCGGAATCGCTGGTTTCGTAATCATCTTTTCCGAAATTCCCATGCTTTCCGTCTGGTGCTATATGATATTGGTTATGTGCGGGTTTGCAGGCAGTATTGTCAGCGCGATCACCGTGGATTTGTTTCCGACGAATTTAAGGTAACGATTCTACGAAATTCTTCCAATTTGTGTTTGATTCAAACGATCTACAACTTTCAGGGCAATGGCCGTTTGCATGTCGTCGATGTTTGGACGTCTCGGAGGAGTTGTTGGATCCAACCTATTCGGCTTTCTGCTGGAAAGCCAGTGTGAACTGACCTTTGCCATTCCCGGAGTGCTACTGGTCACTTGTGCGCTCCTATCGTTCTTCATTCCGAATATCTACAAGCGAACGCGATCGAGCAGCAGCGTTTCTTCTAGGTGCTAGCGTTGGGAAATTACATACTTACCAAATTAGTTTCAAAGTAAACGTTGAGGTTCTGATCGCAGAACCAGAATATACAACTTCTGCACAATCGGGAACACGAACGACTGTTTATCCTAGCGACTCAATTTAGTTCTCGATCAATTGTAATTAATTGAGTTGCGAGTCCAACACAACGACTGTGTTAATCTGCTGAAGGCGCGAACCGGTGGAATCTGGATTTAATTTGCAATGCATATACAATTTGATTAAGTTTCAGCCTGGAATGATCTTTTTTCAAGCAATAAAGTCCTATATGTTCGTTCTCATCTTAGGTTGTCATTCTTAAAGTTAGGAAAACTTAACAAAAGGATATACCCTTGGAaatgtgaatgaaaaaaaaaacatcacttgcttaaaaatcaaatatatttCAATCCATCAATCGCATCCGTCGTTTATCCTACTGTCTACGTTTGCGTTCCCCTTCCGCGGCGTTCGATTTACTAGATTTCTCTCTGTCAATTTGGCTGCCTTCTATTTTATGATCAGCAACGGCGGAAATATTGATGCATCCCAGCGTGTTATTACTTTCCCGTACGGCAACGATCAGTCGAAGCTTGTCGATCGAACACTTGTCATAGTATGCATTTAGCTCAACGCATTCGTCATTGAAGGGCACCATGGTGACGTTTGGTTTGGCGCATTTGTTAAAAACGCATTCCGGCTGTTTGCTGTCCGGGTTTGGCAGGGTCACCATGTGTCCCTCTGCGCAGAAGGCCTGGGTGAACAGTTGGTAGCACTGACGGGATGGTGGATGATACACGAAAGCTGAAAATAGAAGAGGTGTTGTGTTCAATTAAATGAAATCTGGcatatctgagattttttttgtatttttgtatttATACAATCGCttatcatgcctcgagcatgtgtgcatgtcaacaacgcaatcgtcgcTACGCACACTCGTACTAACTACAGAAGATGTAAGTGCTGTATCTTTTGGGAACCTCAATTATCAGCCACTACTCATCATCTGGTGTATGGGCTATCAATTTGAGAGaattcagtttgatggaatacttaagtagcacAGATCTTGAATCTCCATGGTGTCTGCTAGAaaagaagtgttagacataacgatCACATAACGGATACTCACTATCCATTGACACTGCTAGTGATTTGGATGATGCCGTTGATGTTACATcgtccttcatcatggaagcttttgtagAAGACCACAAGGAGAATCCCTTGGTGTAACTCTGATTTGGCTAAGCGCAAGAAACAATGTCGAAGAAGTTGCAATAGACATCGACTGGTTGAATCGGAGGTTTTAAGATCAATTCGCAAGGCCGTGTGGACATAACATCCGGACATTCATATCCGAGCTATATTTTCTGTAGATCTGGCAGATCTATCAGTTTGGCCtcctttcttctgaaattctcagAACGTATTGTCCATCATCACATCTGTCATGTTCATATAGCTAACATGCCTTTTCGTGTAAATTAGCATGCATTCCAATCTGGAAAGTCTACTGTGATTGTTGTACacaaagcattcgctcaaaatctTGCttcggtgttttcttagatacggAAGGTGTTTATGACAACGTGCCGTATGGTGTCGATTTTAGAAATCACTCGAAGTCATATCTCTACtgaattggattcaccaaatgctcaaaatttaGCATCTTTTCTAACCATTACGTCAAGCAACGATCAAGAAATTGTtgtgtttgtggatgctcccgAGGGGATACGCTATTTCCGCAACTTaacaatagcggttttcctactgccGGGAGTATGTCGATGACTACCAGGAAGAACCCCAGAAGGTATTCCAGGGGGAccaccaaaggaattctaggaggtgtTCCCGAAGGAAGTCGAgtagaaatccagaaagaattccagaaaaatacccgaagaaattcgaggaggaatccccgaagcagaaaaaaacctcgaaggaattcttggaggtatccccaAAGCAATTCTAGcgagagtttccaaaggaattccaggagaaatccccgaacgattgccaggaggaatcatcgaaagatATCCAGGAgaaaccctcgaaggaattccaggaggaatcctcgataaATGATAAcgaagaagtcccaaaaaaatcatGGAACAGTTCAGAACCTCAGAAATAAAAGAAGGGAATCCTTCACATGCAACAAGTTCTtgtaggaactccatgaggaaatcctggaggtttGCCTGATTATAAACCTaaagaagttcttgaatgaactcctagaagaatttttgaaggggctactggagaaatctctgatgcaaCTCCTGATTTTcctgaatcctccaggaaaaaaaaatcgaatgaactccaggagcgaaccctggaagaactcctaaaggaacttctgggggaatccctgaagaaactactggaggaatcttagaaggaactcctgaattaatccctgtatgaatttctgtatgaatccatgaagaaacttctggggaatcCTATAATTCTCCCATCTGTATCCTTCGATCCTCCTGTAAGAATCTTTgaggaaaatccttgaaagattcctgaaaaagattcctggagagatctctgaaggaacttctggagaaatccacgaaagaactccagcaggaatctgAATAAACATCTACGCGAATCCCTGAAATACctgcacaaatttctgaaggaacttttggactaatcccttcattaggaattcctgatTGAACTTCTAAATATTCACCAGGGGAACACCTAGACTAATCCGTAAAGGacgtcctgtaggaattcctgttggatatCCTGGATGCATCTCgggatcctcctgaaagaatgtctgaaggaactcctggattaatccctgaagggatttctgcatGAATACCTAAAAGAACCTCTAGAAAACCACTAaacaaataatttctgaaggaatacctgaaagaacctctgaaaAATCTAAACGAGGAATCATCCCGAAGAAATGCAAAAAGGAATCCAAGTGGGATGCATTATTAGATAGTTTTATTTTAGCTTCATGATGGTGTTTATATCCTCTTGGAATCAACTCGACTTAAAAATGTTGCTTGGGTGAAGCGATTCCAGAAGGGAATCCAGAAgtgaaacttctgaaataattcctggagaaattattgaaggaactcttgcagaaattactgtaGGAACTCCTtagataattcctgaaggaattgctcaagggatcctggaagaaatttcagcaaggaactcctgtaaaaaCCTTAAAtgcaactcctggagagatctctgaatgaactcctagagattcctgaattttagaaaaatttctaaaggaactcctagaggaatctctgaaagaacccctatgggaatccctgaaagatcttctagatgaattacTGATGGATCTCCTTAAGGTATCCtcgaattctccagaattttttttaagagaCTTTACCGCAATACGGCATTCACCTCTGGAAAGATTATCTCAAAGAGCTTttgcaggaacccctgaaggaactactgtccaatacctgagagatcttctaaaaaaaaggcataatggaactcttggaggcatccctgaaagcttctgaatctctgaaggaactactgcagaCATCTCTAAagcgatttctagaggaatttttggagaaatccctgattggaattttggagaaatctttcgaAGGAACAATGATAAATATTGCCCTTAACTGGCATTTCCCAGATTTACTGGTATGtcagaaacatactggaaaaacttttaattagaaggcacgaaatgttgctaattgacaaattgacagacgaaatttgtaaaaaaaaacccgcgttctggtgggattcgaacccacgactccgaatcgttagaccggcgctttaaccaacaaagcctcagaacaagtaacgattctgcggaattgaaggccaaactgactccgaagccacaccgtgaacactcctttttcacgaACCCAtccctctttcggcttagatgccaatccacaacacactcgcgtttgtgcccactaactacaagtgagagcgaattattaTTATGAACCCGAGACTtgctctcgcactccgcatacctagccaccaagcagtttgtTTGCTGGTGTCTTATTCAGTACGCGTCAAGAGCTCGGCATGGTCGCACGCTAGTGGCGTACATCAGTGCAAGTCGTTCCTACTATGCTGCCGAGTGCAggatagttgtcccatgttaataggaatTCCAATAGAACAAGAATCTGTGGTCTAAAAAGATACACCCTCGCACCTATAAGACCGGTGTGCACCTAGACGGGCACGAGTCCTGGAATGTTGGAGACTAACATAGTAGCCAACCATCGATCAGTTGTTGTCCAAGCAATCACCGTGCATACCTTAGGTCGATGACACAGTAAAGCGGCGCGTGATGCGATGGAATGGTTTGACGCAGCTACCGACGCTGCATTTCGCGTTCACTCTGACTGACTGACCATGCGTTTTGCCCTGGCGGTTACAACAACTGTTCGCTCGCGAACGCGTTGCACTGCGCTTCGTTTCACGAAACTATCTACTATGTCACCGCTGTACCGTCAAATGCGTCGTACCTAAGAAATTTGATACTGAAGCGGTACCTATTCCGAAAACATTGAGCGGCACGTAACTGAAATGGGAGAACCGTTTGATGTCTGTCGCTGGTCGGACTTCAACTGGTCAAGAAGTTGTAGGTGCTATTAGTCCTGAGCATTCTCCCGAAGTCATTCAACACCTTAATGACGGCTCCTGAGGGACGTACCGATGTAGAACTTACCTTGGAGTTGGTCAAGACAAAGTTAATTGATGAAGCGACGAAGTAACGGAATAACAGCGAGGAAACGGTTCTAAAGGCAGGATCGGGCAAAAGGACGTTAATATGCCACTATTTTCACAAGTGAGGATACAAGTAATGAGAGTGTTGGAAGCGGAAGCGACGAAAGATGACCGAAGAGAACGAAGGAAATTTTCGAAAGCCAAGACTGTACGAGAGCAACGATTTCGCATTCATGACGCTTGGAGCCGAGAAACCAGCTGAAAAATGGATTACAGATTCGGACGCTACATCACATACGGGTGGAGACTGGAGCTACTTTGTGGATCTGACAGAAGAGAGGCATTCGTCAGAAATTAGCGACGCCTCACACACCGCAACAGAACGGGATTGCTAAAAGGAAGAATCGGTCTCTGAAGGAAATGGCGAGATGTATGATTCTCGACGCTGGACTACCACTGAAATACTGAGCGGAAGTTGTATGTACCGCTAACTATCTACAAAATCGCCTACCGTCAAGATCAGTTGAGCGAACGCCTCATGAGATATGGTGGAGAAGCAGCCTGGTTTCAAGGAACCGAAGCGTATGTGTGGATCCCGAAGAAgatgccaattttttttttcaagagccaGGACGTCAACATTGGAGACATCTGTTACGAACAGTATCAGGCACAACATCCAAACCTAATCTTTTTTCTATCGTTGCATGGCACATTCACGGCGAATCAGTGCAAATTGAGGAAGAATCCGACTACGAAGATTGTGATGATCAAGTGGTGATAACGACAGCCGCACTGAACGTCGAACATCCGGCTACACCAGCACGAACTTCAAATCGTTCAACAAAAGGACCAGCGAGGTATCATGAAAGTGGCCGATTAGTGAACAATACGACCGAAGATCCTAGAAGCTACACTGAAGCGACATCCTGTGACAAGCGCGATCTGTGGAACAGAGCAATGGATGCGTCATTAATCGATAATCGGACGTGAGAAACAGTCAAGCTATCCCCAGAGCGTAAACCGATGGATTTACAAAAGGAAGGTCGATGAAAAGGGAAATGTCTGCCGTTGGAAAGCTAGTCTTTTTGCTCAAGGCTACAGTCAGAAACATGGAACTGAGTATGAAACTGTTTCTGCTCCAGTTGCGAAATAAGCAACACTTCGTGTGGTTTTGTCTGTAGCTGGTATGCGAAGAATGCAAGTAAAGCACATAGATGTCAAACCCGAAGATGTGTGGTCTTATACAGTCAGGAAGGATTTGGAACAAAAAGATCACAGACGTATTGATGATTCTTGTCTAATACATGCAGAAGCTGATTGCTGTCTATTTCTGAAGAAGAAAGGGGAACATCTGTCGTTTATCCTGCTTTACATTGACGACAAGCTAATCGTCAgctcagaagaagaagaaaatagaACAGTAAAGGCCCATCTCACGGAAAACTTCAACACTTGCCTTGGCGAAGTCAACGTCAAAAGAACTACATCCAATCATTGGCCGTGACGTTCCAATTGGATGAAGCTAAACCGTCTGCAATACCGATGGATCCTGGTTAACTCAACATCAAGCAAAAGGAGGAAATGAAGAAGAATATACTACCGACGAGAGAGAAATACATGCATTTGATCGGAACTTTGCTTTTGGCGGTATGTTGCAGACCTAACATCGCTATAAGCGCGTCAATTTTTGGACGAAAGGTTAGCAAACCAACCAAAACGGACTGAACAGAAGCGAAACGCACGTTGGCGATATTTGTCTGCTGACTGCTGACCTGAAGTTGATACTCGGCGGAGCTGGTGATCAGATTGGATACGCTGACGCGGATTGGCCAGGAGATAAATCCGACACCGGTTTCGTATTTCAACTTGGGAAAGGATCGATATCGTGAACAGCTCGTGAACATCAATACGTGACAGCTTCTTCAGCAGAGGCCGTGTACGTGGCGATTTCTGAAGCAAGCTAGGAGCTGATGTGGTTGTTGAAACTTTTGGTGGACTTGCGATATATCGCGCTTGAGGAGGAGTGTTCAGGAAGCCAGCCTTGAAGTAAGTACGACCACTAGAATTTGAGTATGCCTTAACCCTTTGGacccggaggggtcatatatgaccccaacatagaaacgactgtataaatccacccattcgataaaacagattactgtcttcggcaaagttgttgcaaactgAGTCCTCGATTAGCGAAAAATggcaatatttgtatttgggacttccaTTGAAAACctaaaacatcctgaacaccatgaaatttgggaaAACGAAACGATTGACCTACacattgttctaaaagctgaacttggatgtgggttccgtttatatgtattcatttagccttcgttaagaatatcaaaaggtgttttatattctgggttgttctaggtgttccaaactgtcctgtagtgaagtccttcaaatctacaagaatagttttatgttatttcgccacaaataatagcattgtgtaacctactgggatccgtgaagcttttaAAATCTAGAATGTCATTtacagacactatagggatattcgagatcagccaaactacattggagttcacaacttcaggtctacactcgtaacagtagccatatctgctgtactgagtaacgctgcataatcaacggcagttactggagcaatctgaagtctactagcttattataaacctttgggacattcaaggtcgtccaaactcttttataatgaagtccttcaaatctacaaaaaaaactatgagttttcgccataaataatagcatatcataatctgctgagatccgtgaagctcttgaaatctcaaatatcatttaaagacactatgggaatgttccaggtctgccaaactatctttgagttcagaacttcaggtctactctcGTAATATCAGGCTATATCTGACATTCTGAGTAACATTTCATAATCAATGGCGGTGAGTGgctcaacctgaagtctactatatgttattataaacctttaggaTATTGATGATCGTCCAAACTTTAGCTCTCGATAGTAACAGtatttattctcacaatgaactttaaactgtaatctgtaatccccctggcatatcattagtcatttcaagatagctttgagatattccagatcagcaaCACTACTCCGAAGATTATCTACTcctgtgataatagcttttgcactacgttaagtagtgttacataatccactgcacTTACCGAAGTAGTTAGAGGAATAatgagcgttgttatatatttttgggatattaagaGCTTCCTTacttatgaagcttagttgataaaaacaaccactataACACTCAGaaaatttactggacatgatagattacagagattagagcgattgaagcaaacggatgtcgcctcagcatacgcgcagaatctcgaggccgcgttgccagacgagggtgagctcgaagaggcccctctagaggactgctggagtacagtgaaagcagccatcaacgacgcagccgagagcaccatcgggtacgtggaacggaatcgacggaacgaatggttcgacgaagagtgcagaacggttttggaggagaagaatgcagcgagggcggtaatgctgcagcaagggactcgacagaacgtggaacgttataaacagaagcggaaacagcagacccgcctctttcgggagaaaaagcgccgcctggaagaagcggagtgtgaagaaatggaactgctgtgccgttcccaagaaacacggaagttctatcagaagctcaacgcatcccgcaacggcttcgtgccgcgagccgaaatatgcagggataaagacggaggcctcttgacgaacggacgtgaggtgatcgaaaggtggaagcagcacttcgatcagcacctgaacggcgtggagaacgtaggcacgggagcccacggcaacggaggaaacgacgacgccagtgcagcggaggacggaaatgaaccaactcccacgctgagggaagttaaggatgccattcaccagctcaaaaccaacaaagcagctggtaaggatggtatcgcagctgaactcatcaagatgggcccagaaaagttggccacctgtctgcatcggctgatagtcaggatctgggaaaccgaacagctaccggaggagtggaaggaaggggtaatctgccccattcacaagaaaggcgaccatttggaatgtgagaacttcagggcgatcactattttgaatgctgcctacaaagtgctatcccagatcatcttccgtcgtctgtcaccaaaaacaaatgagttcgtgggaagttaccaagccggcttcatcgacggccggtcgacaacggaccagatctttaccgtacggcaaatcctccagaaatgccgtgaataccaggtcccaacgcatcacctgttcatcgacttcaaagcggcatacgacagtatcgaccgcgcagagctatggagaatcatggacgaaaacggctttcctgggaagctgactagactgattaaagcaacgatggacggtgtgcaaaactgcgtaagggtttcgggtgaactatctagttcattcgaatctcgccggggactgcgacaaggtgatggactctcatgcctactcttcaacatcgctctggaaggtgtgatgcgacgagccgggctcaacagccggggaacgattttcacaaaatccggacaatttgtgtgctttg includes:
- the LOC109402410 gene encoding synaptic vesicle glycoprotein 2B-like — encoded protein: MAATTVDPTQGPKTPERCLSFDEALSMAKFGACNIVLMIISGTILTAFLLETIGISYVIAVAGCDLALSTQDKGILSAVGFLGVIVSAHLWGFLADTQGRRKVIVPTLFLTFAVTIVSSLMTNFWMMTVCRFLAGFFISGSSATIYAYLGEFHNQQNGSRAIMGASFVFGLGCVLLPAIAYAVINQEWELPIVSLGVVYRPWRLFLVACSLPGLISAFVLLWFPESPKFVLMQGDMDQAIKTIQWVHRFNRRKAEPLAIDSILPETEAQQSKDRRAELQNTKGLAALGKLVWNQTAPLFMGSFLKKTAIVCFLQFGTYLTSHGTYMFFPSILDQVFKTQETGEDRFRVCDVAYAQTNTTNTEPDVDGQCRQTLNIALYEMSFILEVIYASGFAIIGMIINVVGRLPILVFVFGGCGIAGFVIIFSEIPMLSVWCYMILVMCGFAGSIVSAITVDLFPTNLRAMAVCMSSMFGRLGGVVGSNLFGFLLESQCELTFAIPGVLLVTCALLSFFIPNIYKRTRSSSSVSSRC
- the LOC109423538 gene encoding uncharacterized protein LOC109423538 produces the protein MVRWILVGVLTIVLTVVTFGAPQHPNSQQNQRPTVGSQSSKPPVYRNDTQNGTSELFAYPEQQSSIESNQNAKNRTPVYIPNRCQKNEILYPGDQESDWVCDCKPTFVYHPPSRQCYQLFTQAFCAEGHMVTLPNPDSKQPECVFNKCAKPNVTMVPFNDECVELNAYYDKCSIDKLRLIVAVRESNNTLGCINISAVADHKIEGSQIDREKSSKSNAAEGERKRRQ
- the LOC134285739 gene encoding uncharacterized protein LOC134285739 — its product is MLQQGTRQNVERYKQKRKQQTRLFREKKRRLEEAECEEMELLCRSQETRKFYQKLNASRNGFVPRAEICRDKDGGLLTNGREVIERWKQHFDQHLNGVENVGTGAHGNGGNDDASAAEDGNEPTPTLREVKDAIHQLKTNKAAGKDGIAAELIKMGPEKLATCLHRLIVRIWETEQLPEEWKEGVICPIHKKGDHLECENFRAITILNAAYKVLSQIIFRRLSPKTNEFVGSYQAGFIDGRSTTDQIFTVRQILQKCREYQVPTHHLFIDFKAAYDSIDRAELWRIMDENGFPGKLTRLIKATMDGVQNCVRVSGELSSSFESRRGLRQGDGLSCLLFNIALEGVMRRAGLNSRGTIFTKSGQFVCFADDMDIIARTFGTVAELYTRLKREAAKVGLVVNASKTKYMLVGGTENDRIRLGSNVTIDGDTFEVVEEFVYLGSLLTADNNVSREIRRRIISGSRAYYGLQKKLRSKKIHPRTKCIMYKTLIRPVILYGHETWTMLEEDLQALGVFERCVLRTIFGGVQENGVWRRRMNHELAALYGEPSIQKVAKAGRIRWAGHVARMPDNNPAKLVFATDPVGTRRRGAQRARWADQVERDLASIGRDRGWRAAATNRVLWRNIVDSALS